Proteins encoded in a region of the Ranitomeya imitator isolate aRanImi1 chromosome 9, aRanImi1.pri, whole genome shotgun sequence genome:
- the LOC138648979 gene encoding Fanconi anemia group A protein-like, producing MEYITLAKTRLADMKVSIEDICLFEDLSVASDKDQTQPQAQKDVEKAVQIFQNTGRISASVMEASIFQRPYFTSRFLPALLTPRPLDIWMKEENFAHSEIHYVIVQW from the exons ATGGAGTACATCACGCTGGCTAAAACCCGGCTTGCAGACATGAAG GTTTCTATTGAAGACATTTGTTTGTTTGAGGACCTCTCCGTAGCCTCTGACAAAGATCAG ACACAGCCTCAGGCGCAGAAAGACGTGGAGAAGGCCGTACAGATATTCCAGAATACCGGCAGGATCTCGGCCAGTGTCATGGAGGCCAG CATCTTTCAGAGGCCGTATTTTACATCCCGCTTCCTCCCTGCGCTGCTGACCCCCAGACCG CTCGATATCTGGATGAAGGAAGAAAACTTTGCACACTCTGAAATCCATTACGTTATTGTACAATGGTGA